Proteins encoded together in one Terriglobales bacterium window:
- a CDS encoding GIY-YIG nuclease family protein gives MPGSLKDKRFYVYILASLSGTLYIGITNNLARRVYDHKEGLISSFTARYKVNRLVYFETFKYVGNAIAREKELKGWLRAKKIRLIESVNPSWRDLSRDWERKFKGPSGE, from the coding sequence GTGCCGGGAAGCCTCAAGGACAAACGCTTCTACGTCTACATCCTGGCCAGCCTCTCCGGAACCCTCTACATCGGCATCACCAACAACCTGGCGCGCCGCGTCTACGACCACAAGGAGGGTTTGATCTCCTCGTTCACCGCCAGGTACAAAGTGAATCGGTTGGTCTACTTCGAGACCTTCAAGTATGTCGGTAACGCCATTGCGCGCGAGAAGGAGCTTAAGGGCTGGCTGCGGGCGAAGAAGATCAGGCTGATCGAATCGGTGAATCCTTCTTGGCGTGATCTGAGCAGGGATTGGGAGCGCAAGTTCAAAGGCCCGTCCGGGGAATAG